The following proteins come from a genomic window of Rhodobacteraceae bacterium S2214:
- a CDS encoding DUF4123 domain-containing protein, translated as MLRPLLEPADIPTYAIIDAAKVTNLAEMLVGSGLPHRCLFKGAAYDEYKDVAPWLIQIKGDNDFTRNLFTASDAPWHLWDMVQGIYLRSDAQFDVIWAHFRKFTKVRDPKGKWYYFRFWEAPYLTGLLHNGDPTTIARLLSIGPFLTCDPSQKTATVFPAQILQKDLPQTAFALRDADIAALGDVSLRQFATRLSTWITQDYQHAPPRHEMDEIAYQGILRARSVLGLTDEQSIADYVAASWLFGEPAETRYDMANTPNLGHVLSVVHEEARKNRYGHV; from the coding sequence TTGTTACGTCCACTGCTAGAACCTGCAGATATCCCTACTTACGCCATCATCGACGCGGCCAAGGTCACCAACTTGGCCGAAATGCTGGTAGGTTCCGGATTGCCACATCGTTGCCTGTTCAAAGGGGCGGCTTATGATGAATATAAAGACGTGGCCCCGTGGCTGATCCAAATTAAAGGCGACAACGACTTCACGCGTAACTTGTTTACGGCGTCCGATGCTCCGTGGCACTTGTGGGATATGGTACAGGGCATCTACCTGCGCTCAGACGCGCAATTTGACGTCATCTGGGCACATTTTCGCAAATTCACCAAAGTCCGAGACCCAAAAGGGAAGTGGTATTATTTCCGCTTTTGGGAGGCTCCCTATCTCACTGGTTTGTTGCATAACGGCGACCCGACTACGATCGCGCGCTTACTGAGTATCGGACCGTTTTTAACTTGTGACCCTTCTCAAAAGACAGCAACGGTCTTTCCGGCACAAATACTGCAAAAAGATCTGCCACAAACGGCTTTCGCGCTGCGCGATGCGGATATCGCCGCACTGGGCGATGTATCGCTGCGTCAGTTCGCGACGCGTCTCAGCACTTGGATCACGCAAGACTATCAACACGCCCCGCCCCGTCATGAAATGGACGAGATCGCATACCAAGGTATTTTGCGGGCCCGCTCGGTTCTGGGGTTAACAGATGAACAATCAATTGCCGACTACGTCGCTGCAAGCTGGCTATTTGGCGAACCCGCCGAAACCCGTTATGATATGGCGAACACGCCAAATTTAGGACACGTGTTAAGTGTAGTCCACGAAGAGGCACGCAAGAATAGGTACGGCCATGTTTAG
- a CDS encoding DUF4123 domain-containing protein, producing the protein MDAAKIPNLIEFLGASDQPHRCIYHSNDDPALEAVAPWLVQLDPHADFTKKLFTSSDLPWDFWEKKPGFYLRSNQDIDQLTQHFRRYVQVPDPTGKHMFFRFWEPDVLALYLQFHAIDARQRVEGFVSQNTFLVPDLHHRHVVSAMVSDPSCGVRHGRWPNLIEDLSHIRFELFLRGLNAKICAKMPALLQLADDKREAGVRKMALAAFDLGLKSETSITRYVQATLILGHGPEKDAQFADLIHSKQHELDRSRKILARAKHTSETP; encoded by the coding sequence TTGGATGCAGCAAAAATACCAAATCTGATCGAGTTTCTGGGAGCATCTGATCAGCCTCACCGATGTATCTACCACAGCAATGATGACCCGGCACTAGAAGCCGTTGCACCTTGGTTGGTCCAGCTTGACCCGCATGCAGATTTTACCAAGAAGCTGTTCACTTCAAGTGATTTACCATGGGATTTTTGGGAGAAGAAACCTGGTTTCTACCTCCGGTCAAACCAAGATATTGACCAGCTCACACAGCATTTTCGCAGATACGTTCAAGTTCCGGATCCAACCGGGAAGCACATGTTCTTTAGGTTCTGGGAACCTGACGTTCTCGCGCTTTATTTACAATTTCATGCAATCGATGCGCGGCAACGCGTAGAAGGCTTTGTTAGCCAAAATACGTTCCTTGTGCCCGACCTGCATCATCGCCACGTCGTCAGCGCAATGGTATCCGACCCCAGCTGTGGCGTGCGTCATGGCAGATGGCCAAACCTGATCGAAGACCTGTCTCATATCCGATTTGAACTTTTCTTACGCGGCCTTAACGCAAAAATCTGCGCGAAAATGCCAGCGCTTTTGCAACTGGCAGACGACAAGCGTGAAGCAGGCGTTCGCAAAATGGCGTTGGCTGCTTTTGATCTTGGGCTCAAATCTGAAACTTCGATCACGCGCTATGTACAAGCGACCTTGATCCTTGGGCACGGCCCCGAAAAAGACGCCCAATTTGCGGATTTAATCCATAGCAAGCAACATGAACTTGACCGGTCGCGCAAAATTCTCGCCCGGGCCAAACACACATCGGAGACACCCTGA
- a CDS encoding DUF4123 domain-containing protein: MISDLIEISPVTPIAADHADHNRTFIPVGLRAAIGDDPHDFQLYAVLDAAKIMHLPERLVAADVPHKCLFVGKAMEDYSDVAPWLVQLPLDHELTRDLFSQGDDYPHLWDAYSGIFIQTAQAFDPVWTHCRKFIMMQDSAEKWVFFRFWEPSTFRALTDIDRQLEPWLTRFFSGFRYVWPDPETNGERWFTFDLSDTKTPDHVKLAMGLPTLTALNAAVRERDLRKDLFVVRDQLNTTDMQHACTDAYLTQIRAWLMSIGFQQPTHIQDATFGLAKRFPEGKGNMPDALLQILTDTRKGPGVRLWHIENWRETL; the protein is encoded by the coding sequence GTGATTTCTGATCTGATTGAAATTTCACCAGTTACCCCGATCGCAGCGGATCACGCTGATCACAATAGGACCTTTATTCCTGTCGGATTGAGGGCTGCCATCGGTGACGATCCTCATGACTTTCAACTTTATGCCGTTCTGGACGCGGCTAAAATTATGCATCTACCAGAGCGTCTTGTTGCGGCTGATGTTCCACATAAATGTTTGTTCGTCGGGAAAGCGATGGAAGATTACAGCGATGTTGCTCCGTGGCTCGTCCAGTTACCGCTTGATCACGAACTCACGCGCGACCTGTTTTCACAAGGCGACGATTACCCGCATTTGTGGGATGCATATTCAGGCATTTTTATCCAAACGGCTCAAGCGTTCGACCCTGTCTGGACCCATTGTCGCAAGTTCATCATGATGCAGGACAGTGCCGAGAAATGGGTTTTTTTCCGGTTTTGGGAGCCATCAACCTTTCGCGCACTGACCGATATTGACAGGCAACTCGAACCTTGGCTGACTCGGTTTTTCTCTGGATTTAGGTATGTTTGGCCGGACCCAGAAACCAATGGCGAGCGATGGTTTACGTTTGATCTATCTGACACGAAGACGCCAGATCATGTTAAGCTAGCAATGGGTTTACCGACACTGACTGCTCTTAATGCGGCTGTCCGTGAACGTGATTTGCGCAAGGATTTGTTCGTAGTTCGCGATCAGCTTAACACCACCGATATGCAGCATGCGTGCACTGACGCCTATTTGACGCAGATTAGAGCATGGTTAATGTCGATCGGCTTTCAGCAACCCACGCACATTCAGGACGCCACTTTTGGTCTCGCGAAGCGCTTTCCTGAAGGCAAAGGTAACATGCCAGATGCACTTTTGCAGATCCTCACGGATACACGTAAAGGGCCTGGTGTTCGACTGTGGCACATTGAAAATTGGCGGGAAACGTTATGA
- a CDS encoding PAAR domain-containing protein: MIPIARLGDKHVCPIHGPNTIVSGGKAMIDGKPVARMGDKTACGATIIMGSSMSTDDGKPVAYMGCATSHGGAIVAGSPNHKILP; encoded by the coding sequence ATGATCCCGATTGCACGCCTTGGCGATAAACACGTCTGCCCGATCCACGGCCCCAACACGATTGTGTCTGGCGGCAAAGCGATGATCGACGGCAAACCCGTCGCGCGCATGGGCGACAAAACCGCCTGCGGGGCCACCATCATCATGGGATCATCCATGTCCACCGACGACGGCAAACCCGTCGCCTACATGGGCTGCGCAACATCCCACGGCGGCGCAATCGTCGCAGGTTCACCAAACCACAAGATCTTGCCGTAA
- the vgrG gene encoding type VI secretion system tip protein VgrG, with protein MNARFKQDERMGQLHTALGANTLVLLRMTTEEHVNDLFTIRVDALAERNDLDFDALIGSHATVELTTYDNPDVPFDGIISEVNFDGLHENGWRYTLTLKPWMWLAGLRRNQRIYHEKTVVEILDELLAPYSGLGEPAMEKRLSGSYPTLEYTVQYRESDLDFATRLMERFGISYHFTHNRGSHTLVLTDAMTAHEPLHGSSRAFKMVSDGNRTTDEEHFTDMRPGRRLTTGGIRLTDYNFKKPSASMETDRMGDATYSQGQIESYDYPGDYLDQGTGKLVARLRTLQERGQDHRHQASGDVASLRAGLTVKVKGDKVTGVDDPCLCLSASHSFATASFASGQGNSDPVYDGSYVLLPISAPLAPERKTRIPVVHGPQTAVVVGEGEIDCDEYGRILVHFHWDLDNRYSMRCRVSQNWAGKGWGGMVIPRIGMEVVVEFLEGNPDKPLVTGCVYNGKNDVPYPLPANKTKSTFKTDTHKGGGFNELMFEDEKDEELIYMHGQKDQQVDILNDRTKTIGQDQSETVGRDKAISVGQDHTEVVGRDETINIGRDVQYTVGQNQIENYGKDHVHNVANIHKQDIFADHLTQVGRNAEHTVLGKSTLNVNQSITNNTKVHTLMAFQKFVIKGPGGKITLDSSGVTIEGAQIKLKGNVSMGGSGSSQVPTLQGAANAGLPLVEECPKEGE; from the coding sequence ATGAACGCGCGATTTAAGCAAGATGAACGTATGGGGCAGCTTCATACGGCGTTGGGTGCGAATACGCTGGTGCTTCTTCGTATGACGACTGAAGAACACGTCAACGATTTGTTCACCATTCGCGTCGATGCTTTGGCTGAACGCAACGATCTGGACTTTGACGCGCTTATCGGCAGCCATGCGACGGTTGAGCTGACGACGTATGACAACCCTGACGTCCCGTTTGACGGGATCATCTCTGAGGTCAATTTCGACGGCCTGCACGAAAATGGCTGGCGTTATACCCTGACGCTCAAGCCGTGGATGTGGCTGGCGGGCCTGCGCCGCAATCAACGGATTTATCACGAGAAAACAGTCGTCGAGATTCTCGACGAACTGCTCGCCCCCTATTCGGGTCTTGGCGAACCTGCGATGGAAAAGCGGCTGTCTGGCAGCTATCCGACGCTGGAATACACCGTGCAATACCGCGAAAGCGATCTGGATTTTGCGACCCGGCTGATGGAACGGTTCGGGATTTCCTACCATTTTACCCATAATCGCGGATCGCACACTTTGGTGCTGACCGACGCGATGACCGCGCATGAACCGCTGCACGGCAGCAGTCGCGCATTCAAGATGGTGTCCGACGGGAACCGCACCACCGATGAGGAACACTTTACCGATATGCGCCCCGGCAGACGGTTAACGACGGGCGGGATCAGGTTAACGGACTACAACTTCAAGAAGCCGAGCGCGTCGATGGAAACCGACCGGATGGGCGACGCGACTTACAGCCAAGGCCAGATCGAAAGCTACGATTATCCGGGCGATTATTTGGATCAGGGCACTGGCAAACTGGTCGCCCGCCTGCGCACGCTGCAAGAACGCGGGCAAGATCACCGCCATCAAGCCAGCGGTGATGTGGCGTCATTGCGGGCTGGGCTCACCGTCAAAGTGAAGGGCGACAAGGTCACGGGCGTTGACGATCCGTGTCTGTGCCTGTCGGCCAGCCACAGCTTTGCGACGGCGTCTTTTGCATCCGGTCAGGGCAATTCGGACCCCGTTTACGACGGATCCTACGTACTGCTGCCGATCTCTGCGCCGCTGGCCCCTGAACGCAAAACCCGCATCCCCGTTGTGCACGGCCCCCAAACGGCGGTCGTTGTCGGCGAAGGCGAGATTGATTGCGACGAATACGGCCGCATTCTGGTGCATTTCCACTGGGACCTCGACAACCGCTATTCGATGCGCTGCCGTGTGTCGCAAAACTGGGCCGGCAAGGGCTGGGGTGGCATGGTGATCCCGCGGATCGGGATGGAAGTTGTCGTTGAATTCCTCGAAGGTAACCCCGACAAACCGCTGGTCACAGGCTGTGTTTACAACGGCAAAAACGACGTGCCTTATCCGCTGCCTGCGAACAAAACCAAGTCCACGTTCAAAACCGACACCCACAAGGGCGGCGGCTTTAACGAGCTGATGTTCGAAGACGAAAAAGACGAAGAACTGATCTATATGCATGGTCAGAAAGACCAGCAGGTTGATATCCTGAATGACCGGACCAAGACAATTGGGCAGGACCAATCGGAAACGGTCGGGCGCGATAAAGCGATCTCTGTCGGACAAGATCATACCGAAGTTGTAGGCCGCGATGAAACGATCAACATTGGCCGCGACGTGCAATATACCGTTGGCCAGAACCAGATCGAAAACTATGGCAAGGACCATGTGCACAACGTGGCCAACATCCACAAACAGGACATTTTTGCCGATCACCTGACCCAAGTTGGCCGTAACGCCGAACATACGGTCCTTGGGAAATCGACGCTGAACGTGAACCAGTCGATCACGAACAACACGAAAGTTCACACGCTGATGGCGTTCCAGAAGTTCGTGATCAAGGGGCCGGGCGGGAAGATCACGCTTGATAGCTCCGGCGTCACGATTGAAGGCGCACAGATCAAACTCAAGGGCAATGTGTCGATGGGCGGCTCTGGCAGTTCACAAGTCCCGACCCTGCAGGGAGCTGCGAACGCGGGCCTACCACTGGTCGAGGAATGCCCGAAGGAGGGTGAATAA
- a CDS encoding helix-turn-helix domain-containing protein has protein sequence MSTLKALAKLDQSAAKTRSAGRTPVGRPPSLDQQARSKVRAGIAAGEKIIDLARTFNTTRQTIMRIRNAKG, from the coding sequence ATGAGCACACTAAAGGCCCTTGCGAAACTTGATCAGAGTGCGGCGAAAACAAGGAGCGCGGGACGGACGCCCGTCGGAAGGCCGCCGTCGCTTGATCAACAGGCGCGCTCCAAAGTCCGAGCAGGCATCGCAGCGGGTGAAAAGATCATCGATCTCGCGCGCACGTTTAACACCACCCGACAGACGATTATGCGTATCCGGAACGCAAAGGGATGA